The following proteins are encoded in a genomic region of Brachypodium distachyon strain Bd21 chromosome 1, Brachypodium_distachyon_v3.0, whole genome shotgun sequence:
- the LOC100834654 gene encoding uncharacterized protein LOC100834654, with protein MGLWSCFCCGDSLSAGGDPVRLPEPFQLPAPLPAWPQGGDFAKGTICIGELEVVNITKFQNIWSCSGATFYEPKEVPGGFHCLGHYAQQNDRPLQGSLLVAREVASYQLMNREPALEKPLDYTLVWTNADLNEDGNSGCFWSPSPPKGYKALGYVVTRGLKKPSLEAVRCVRHDLTDACENYRSVINMENSCQVWNTRPCHRGMAGRGIPVGAFFCETGAVNSEESSIPCLKNLDPKLRAMPNLDQIHALIKHYGPTVFFHPQETYLPSSVSWFFENGATLHQKGIKMGDTILAGGSNLPAGGTNDHEYWIDLPDDDRNGYVKVGNLKSAELYAHVKPAHGGTFTDIAMWVFCPFNGPATIKIGFASFALQKVGRHTGDWEHFTLRISNFSGELSSIYFSEHSGGGWTDACDLEFISGNKAIVYSSRNGHASYAHPGCYLQGSEKLGVGVRNDVARSDLSVDSSTKYKIISAEYLGNAVIEPCWLQYMREWGPTVTYNSRSEVDTVLSFLPFFLRFTAEAIFDSLPVELYEEEGPTGPKEKNNWEGDERC; from the exons ATGGGCTTGTGGAGCTGCTTCTGCTGCGGCGACTCACTTAGCGCCGGGGGCGACCCGGTCCGGCTGCCGGAGCCGTTCCAGCTGCCGGCGCCCTTGCCCGCGTGGCCGCAAG GAGGGGACTTCGCTAAAGGCACAATATGCATAGGAGAGCTTGAGGTTGTAAATATTACCAAGTTCCAGAACATATGGAGCTGCTCTGGAGCTACATTCTATGAGCCAAAAGAAGTTCCTGGTGGCTTCCACTGCCTTGGGCACTATGCTCAACAGAATGACAGACCATTGCAGGGATCTCTTCTTGTAGCAAGGGAAGTGGCTAGCTATCAATTGATGAATAGAGAGCCCGCTCTTGAGAAACCATTAGATTACACCCTTGTTTGGACTAATGCTGACTTGAATGAAGATGGCAATAGTGGGTGCTTCTGGTCGCCATCACCGCCAAAGGGGTATAAAGCCCTTGGCTATGTAGTTACTAGAGGACTAAAGAAGCCATCACTGGAAGCAGTTCGATGTGTGCGACATGATCTCACAGATGCATGTGAAAACTATAGGTCAGTCATAAATATGGAAAATTCATGCCAAGTTTGGAACACAAGGCCTTGCCACCGAGGGATGGCAGGACGAGGTATACCTGTTGGTGCATTCTTCTGTGAAACAGGCGCAGTCAATAGTGAGGAATCAAGCATTCCCTGCTTGAAGAACTTGGACCCAAAATTGAGAGCCATGCCCAATCTAGATCAGATTCATGCACTAATCAAACACTATGGCCCAACTGTTTTCTTCCACCCACAAGAGACATATTTACCTTCATCGGTTTCTTGGTTCTTTGAGAATGGAGCTACACTGCACCAGAAAGGTATAAAAATGGGAGACACAATACTTGCTGGTGGCTCAAACCTGCCTGCTGGTGGGACGAATGACCATGAGTACTGGATTGATCTCCCAGATGATGACAGGAATGGGTATGTCAAAGTTGGTAATTTGAAGAGCGCTGAGCTCTATGCTCATGTGAAACCGGCTCATGGAGGAACCTTCACTGACATTGCGATGTGGGTGTTCTGCCCATTCAATGGGCCAGCAACAATAAAGATTGGATTTGCAAGCTTTGCTCTACAGAAGGTCGGTAGGCATACAGGAGACTGGGAGCATTTCACCCTTCGCATAAGTAACTTCTCTGGAGAGCTCTCATCTATCTACTTCTCAGAGCACAGCGGGGGCGGGTGGACAGATGCTTGTGATTTGGAGTTCATCTCAGGAAATAAAGCTATTGTATATTCATCGAGGAACGGGCACGCGAGCTATGCCCACCCTGGCTGTTATCTGCAGGGCTCTGAGAAGCTTGGTGTCGGAGTAAGAAACGATGTCGCCCGAAGCGACCTCTCCGTTGATTCGAGCACAAAGTATAAGATTATCTCTGCAGAATACCTAGGAAATGCCGTGATCGAGCCATGCTGGCTGCAGTACATGAGGGAGTGGGGCCCGACCGTGACATATAACTCACGGTCAGAGGTAGACACGGTGCTTAGCTTCTTGCCGTTCTTTCTTCGGTTCACCGCAGAAGCGATATTCGACAGTCTTCCTGTGGAGCTGTATGAGGAGGAAGGACCAACTGGACCGAAGGAGAAAAATAACTGGGAAGGTGATGAGCGCTGCTAG